A genomic region of Vigna radiata var. radiata cultivar VC1973A unplaced genomic scaffold, Vradiata_ver6 scaffold_239, whole genome shotgun sequence contains the following coding sequences:
- the LOC106779085 gene encoding protein RESPONSE TO LOW SULFUR 2, translating into MVLTMMAAIGIYSGKQEKNMPPAPAENELKKRNEELEKELRESKEREEQMKRDLQSAQERLRVAEEAEERLCSQLGELEAEAVDQARDYHAQIVSLMEQLSRAQSLLLRTGASSIPLPSSS; encoded by the coding sequence ATGGTGCTAACGATGATGGCGGCGATCGGCATCTACTCCGGGAAGCAAGAGAAAAATATGCCTCCGGCGCCGGCAGAGAACGAGCTGAAGAAGCGGAACGAGGAGCTCGAGAAGGAGCTCAGAGAAAGCAAGGAGCGAGAGGAGCAGATGAAGCGCGATCTTCAGAGCGCGCAGGAGAGGCTGCGCGTGGCCGAGGAGGCCGAGGAGAGGCTCTGCTCGCAGCTCGGGGAGCTCGAAGCGGAGGCAGTTGACCAGGCACGTGACTACCACGCGCAAATTGTCTCCCTCATGGAACAGCTCTCACGCGCGCAGAGCCTCCTTCTCAGGACGGGCGCCTCCTCCATTCCGCTTCCGTCCTCCTcgtaa